The bacterium DNA segment CGCGTAACCCACCCAGTGGGCGAGCGTGTTGGGTGCCGTCACGCCCAGGCGCGTCCCGGGCGCCGCCAGGCGGCCGTCCGTGACGCTGTCGCCGTAGCGCAGCAGCTCGCCGGTCAGGGGCGGGGCGCCGAGACGCTCCTGCAGCCGCGCCGCCACCGTCAGGCCGAAGGGGATGGAGTAGAGGCCGCACCAGGTGATCCGGTAGGGATAGTCGGGATAGTCGGGACGGGACGGGTCCCAGACCAGGCGCACGAACGCCACGACGCTCGCGTCGCCCAGCGGCCCGGCCAGCGTGGCCGCGGCCAGGGTCAGGTCCTGGGCCCGCCCGGCCGCATGACCGGCCTCGTCGCAGCCGAAGGGCGCGTAGCCGTTCCCGCCCCAGCCTTCGCACCCGTAG contains these protein-coding regions:
- the amrB gene encoding AmmeMemoRadiSam system protein B translates to AARLDGIVEVAPGRQAAEHSIEALLPWLGAAVEEPLFVPILVSGMELDTLQAQADALAAVLADICREHGWVPGRDLGLLISADAVHYGCEGWGGNGYAPFGCDEAGHAAGRAQDLTLAAATLAGPLGDASVVAFVRLVWDPSRPDYPDYPYRITWCGLYSIPFGLTVAARLQERLGAPPLTGELLRYGDSVTDGRLAAPGTRLGVTAPNTLAHWVGYATVVYRPED